A genomic stretch from Sphingobacterium sp. ML3W includes:
- a CDS encoding sigma-70 family RNA polymerase sigma factor — MKNKVNQEHNKQDFIESFREGEREGLKFLYRTFYSPMCYFLEKMNLDKVIIEEIVQDVFLKLWERRSDFNHFESIRSFLYTSCRNAALNRIQQHKRSQQLADNYITQVDLIDLPVSHQMIYLETLREVHDAIDTLPEQCRHVIYKLVVEDLSPQEVAISLGITTSTVYNQKKRGIELLRQRLRPDQFFCLLLLLLYY, encoded by the coding sequence GTGAAAAACAAGGTAAATCAAGAACACAATAAACAAGATTTCATCGAATCTTTTCGTGAAGGTGAAAGAGAAGGGTTGAAGTTCTTGTATAGAACCTTTTATAGTCCAATGTGTTATTTTCTCGAAAAAATGAACTTGGATAAAGTTATTATTGAGGAAATTGTCCAGGATGTGTTTTTAAAGCTATGGGAAAGACGGAGCGATTTTAATCATTTTGAGTCGATCCGGAGTTTTTTATACACAAGTTGCAGAAACGCGGCACTTAATCGGATTCAACAACATAAGAGATCACAACAGCTTGCTGATAACTATATCACACAGGTTGATCTGATAGATTTGCCTGTCAGCCATCAAATGATCTATCTAGAAACGCTACGTGAGGTTCACGACGCTATAGATACCTTGCCAGAACAGTGTCGACATGTAATATACAAGCTGGTCGTCGAAGATTTAAGTCCACAAGAAGTTGCGATTTCCTTAGGTATTACCACAAGTACCGTATACAATCAAAAGAAAAGAGGAATTGAACTTCTCAGGCAAAGGCTTAGGCCTGATCAGTTTTTTTGTCTACTGTTACTCCTTTTGTATTATTAG
- a CDS encoding helix-turn-helix domain-containing protein: MKRTDFKNCSCAMQRSMGILGTRWKPIIIYTLRDRKARFGQLDALIENISRKVLTSSLKELEEDGIILREEFKELPPRVEYALTEKGKALIPIMCQLAKWNEEYYEEPAPLIL, from the coding sequence ATGAAGAGAACTGATTTTAAGAATTGTTCATGCGCGATGCAACGCTCTATGGGAATTTTGGGAACAAGGTGGAAGCCCATTATTATATACACCCTAAGAGATCGAAAAGCCCGATTTGGACAACTCGATGCATTGATCGAAAATATTTCAAGAAAAGTACTGACGTCCTCTTTAAAAGAATTGGAGGAAGATGGCATTATTTTGAGAGAAGAATTTAAAGAGTTACCTCCTCGGGTGGAATACGCTCTGACTGAAAAAGGAAAGGCACTTATTCCGATTATGTGTCAGTTAGCAAAATGGAATGAGGAGTATTATGAGGAGCCTGCGCCGTTGATATTATAA
- a CDS encoding FecR domain-containing protein, with translation MELSPFEVSELISAKKLGILSDEGETKLNHWRSSSAQHEELFQTLISNNPYEQDVDWAFSLPVHEVIEKAKSKITFERPNLFHLFIKKYGIAIAACTIAALFILLWNFKLDRTSRNIVPGSFRASIQLEDGKSLQLPVEKKYFNISEELKKITSNNPLKQEKTLIISTPKGGQYHILLPDGSAVRLNAASTLIFPEEFDHKQRTVKLIGEAFFEISKIKNGDGTAVPFFVQCNEQEIQVLGTKFNVSSYSEDKSTITTLMEGSVKINYNSTATKEAIILKPNEQAISTAGQNTYKREVDNQSDIAWTKDQFEFVAEPLESVMVKLARWYDFDFEFIDQKLRKVKIEGIIPRYASAEDLFKLLSKASNANFIIEKSKIKIN, from the coding sequence ATGGAGCTGAGCCCTTTCGAAGTAAGTGAATTAATATCTGCAAAAAAGCTTGGGATCCTATCCGATGAGGGTGAGACAAAATTGAATCATTGGCGCTCCTCCTCAGCACAGCATGAAGAGTTATTTCAAACCCTGATTTCAAATAATCCCTATGAACAGGATGTTGATTGGGCTTTTTCTTTACCCGTTCATGAGGTAATTGAAAAAGCAAAAAGTAAGATTACATTTGAACGACCTAATCTCTTTCATCTTTTTATTAAAAAATATGGGATTGCTATTGCTGCCTGTACAATTGCCGCGCTATTTATCCTCCTTTGGAATTTTAAGCTCGATCGTACCTCACGGAATATTGTTCCAGGTAGTTTTCGCGCTTCCATTCAACTTGAAGATGGAAAATCACTACAACTACCTGTCGAAAAAAAATATTTCAACATTTCTGAAGAATTAAAAAAAATCACGTCAAATAATCCTTTAAAACAGGAAAAAACATTGATTATAAGCACTCCCAAAGGAGGTCAATATCATATATTGCTTCCCGATGGCAGTGCAGTTAGGTTAAACGCGGCTTCCACGTTGATATTTCCGGAGGAATTTGATCATAAACAAAGGACGGTAAAGCTTATCGGGGAGGCTTTTTTTGAAATCAGCAAAATTAAAAATGGAGATGGCACCGCTGTTCCATTTTTTGTACAATGTAATGAGCAGGAAATTCAGGTACTGGGCACAAAATTTAATGTAAGTAGCTATAGTGAAGACAAATCCACAATCACAACACTCATGGAGGGATCGGTAAAAATCAATTATAATAGTACCGCCACAAAAGAAGCTATCATTTTAAAACCAAACGAACAGGCCATATCGACCGCTGGTCAAAACACTTATAAACGCGAAGTAGATAACCAATCCGATATTGCCTGGACTAAAGATCAATTCGAGTTTGTCGCTGAGCCCTTGGAAAGCGTCATGGTTAAACTTGCGCGTTGGTATGATTTCGATTTTGAATTTATAGATCAAAAACTAAGGAAAGTAAAAATTGAAGGAATTATTCCGCGTTATGCTAGTGCTGAAGATTTATTTAAGTTATTATCAAAAGCCAGTAACGCCAATTTTATTATAGAAAAATCAAAAATTAAAATAAACTAA
- a CDS encoding TlpA disulfide reductase family protein → MKSKNIIITVLVALFFFSFNTLFAQIDLKIKGKVTGDTKGLNKIYVYSHQSQDSAEISSNGEYQMLIKSDFPDIRYIYLQYDIKTKGGYSPFPLFIEKSGTLNLDFELGKDLFSAQINGPARSVAYFNYSKAKKSATDKIGEEITAKFGEDALKEGATNYDNAIDYYYKRQTQLNDSLFTKYFDPNGSDAPFMLLGVVSSLSLPQLESYFSKLSPPIKETKAAKQVEEKINSKKRSSIGSTVANFVLPDTTGNDFSFNKLKGKYVLIDFWASWCGPCRISFPRLRSVYQQLKGQNFEIINISIDAKLDDWKKAVKEENNPWPQLHDKTNLSKSAFFVSGIPTAYLIDPDGKIVFSSVGSDENGGGPMEEKLESVFGVKLTK, encoded by the coding sequence ATGAAATCTAAAAATATAATAATAACAGTCCTTGTGGCACTATTTTTCTTCTCATTTAATACCCTATTTGCTCAGATCGATCTGAAAATAAAAGGAAAAGTGACTGGCGACACAAAAGGATTGAATAAAATATATGTATACAGCCATCAGTCTCAAGATTCTGCAGAAATCAGTTCAAATGGCGAGTATCAAATGCTTATTAAATCCGATTTTCCTGACATAAGATATATTTACCTTCAATATGACATCAAAACAAAAGGTGGTTATTCCCCATTTCCATTGTTTATCGAAAAATCAGGAACATTGAATCTTGATTTTGAACTTGGCAAAGATCTCTTTTCAGCTCAAATAAATGGCCCCGCTCGTTCAGTTGCATATTTTAATTATTCCAAAGCTAAAAAATCCGCTACTGATAAGATCGGAGAAGAAATAACAGCTAAATTTGGTGAAGATGCACTGAAAGAAGGAGCTACCAATTATGATAATGCAATTGACTATTATTATAAGCGTCAAACACAATTAAATGACTCGCTATTTACAAAATATTTTGATCCTAATGGATCCGATGCGCCCTTTATGCTGTTAGGAGTGGTCAGCAGTCTCTCTCTCCCACAATTAGAAAGCTATTTTTCCAAATTATCTCCTCCGATCAAAGAAACTAAAGCAGCCAAACAGGTAGAGGAAAAAATCAATAGTAAAAAAAGATCCAGTATAGGATCTACTGTAGCGAACTTCGTTCTTCCCGATACCACCGGAAATGATTTTTCGTTCAATAAGCTCAAAGGAAAATATGTATTGATTGACTTTTGGGCTTCTTGGTGCGGTCCATGTCGAATCTCATTTCCTAGGCTCAGATCGGTTTATCAACAGCTAAAGGGTCAGAACTTCGAAATTATCAATATCTCCATTGACGCAAAGCTTGACGACTGGAAGAAAGCGGTAAAAGAAGAAAATAATCCATGGCCACAACTACACGACAAAACAAATTTATCAAAATCGGCTTTTTTTGTCAGCGGAATTCCTACCGCATATCTAATTGATCCGGACGGAAAAATTGTGTTTAGTAGCGTAGGATCCGACGAAAATGGCGGTGGACCGATGGAGGAAAAACTTGAATCCGTATTTGGCGTCAAATTAACCAAATAA
- a CDS encoding NADH:flavin oxidoreductase, with translation MSIQTLFSPFQYKNLVLKNRFVMAPMTRAFSIDGIPGDVVTGYYERRAAGDVGLILTEGTVIERPASKNLKDIPNFYGDQALNGWKNILDAVHAKGGKIAPQIWHVGYTPMQWTPPAAFESPDTMTLADIENTIQAYADAAKAAKELGFDAFEIHAAHGYLIDQFFWEGMNHRSDEFGGETIKQRSRFAVEVVKAMRKAVGPDFVIIIRLSQWKQQDYTARLAPTPKLMEDWILPLVDAGVDIFHGSQRRYWEPEFEGSDLNFAGWLKKVSGQPTITVGSVGLDKDFGEVFTNSEFKSSPASLDELVRRYERGDFDLVAVGRAILQDPNWVKKVQAEQFEDLSIFEAKSLATLS, from the coding sequence ATGAGCATACAAACACTTTTCAGTCCATTCCAATACAAAAATCTTGTATTAAAAAACCGTTTCGTCATGGCCCCCATGACACGGGCATTTTCTATTGACGGGATCCCTGGAGATGTCGTTACGGGTTATTATGAACGGCGGGCAGCTGGAGACGTTGGTTTGATTCTAACCGAAGGAACTGTGATCGAGAGACCAGCCTCAAAAAACTTAAAGGATATTCCAAATTTTTATGGAGACCAAGCACTAAATGGTTGGAAAAACATTCTTGATGCTGTCCACGCAAAAGGAGGTAAAATAGCACCTCAAATTTGGCATGTAGGGTATACGCCAATGCAGTGGACTCCGCCGGCAGCTTTTGAAAGTCCTGACACAATGACTTTGGCGGATATAGAAAATACTATCCAAGCGTATGCTGATGCTGCAAAAGCTGCCAAAGAGCTAGGTTTCGATGCCTTTGAAATACATGCCGCACATGGTTATTTGATTGATCAATTCTTTTGGGAGGGAATGAACCACAGATCAGATGAATTCGGTGGTGAAACAATAAAGCAGCGTTCCAGATTTGCTGTCGAAGTAGTGAAAGCAATGCGAAAAGCCGTTGGACCTGACTTTGTAATTATCATCAGGCTATCACAATGGAAACAGCAAGATTATACTGCGAGATTAGCCCCTACCCCAAAGCTGATGGAAGACTGGATCTTACCATTAGTTGATGCGGGCGTGGATATTTTCCATGGAAGTCAAAGACGTTATTGGGAACCAGAATTTGAGGGTAGTGATTTAAATTTCGCCGGATGGCTGAAAAAGGTCTCTGGTCAACCGACAATAACGGTAGGTTCGGTAGGACTCGACAAAGATTTTGGTGAAGTATTTACAAATTCAGAATTTAAATCGTCTCCAGCTTCACTGGATGAACTGGTACGTCGATATGAAAGAGGAGACTTCGATTTGGTTGCAGTGGGTCGGGCAATTTTGCAAGATCCAAATTGGGTAAAAAAAGTTCAAGCAGAACAATTCGAAGACTTATCTATCTTTGAGGCCAAAAGCTTAGCAACATTGTCTTAG
- a CDS encoding alpha/beta hydrolase, protein MSDTHIYILSGLGVDRRVFDKINFGGLKVIHLEWIPPISTESISCYARRLSTKITTKCPVLIGLSFGGMVAMEIAKIIDVKQVILLASAKHENELPKLYKLIGTLRIHRFIPTSVLKSHHILSNYFFSITLKEDKMMLKQILQDTDAEFLFWAISQIVKWKNKTIPNNLIHIHGSKDRIIPIRNVIPTFIIRRAGHFMTVTHAKEIETLIQEILYKDLSH, encoded by the coding sequence ATGTCCGATACCCATATTTATATACTTAGTGGATTAGGTGTTGACCGAAGGGTATTTGACAAAATAAATTTTGGGGGCTTAAAAGTCATACACTTGGAATGGATCCCTCCAATTTCAACAGAATCAATTTCATGCTATGCACGACGATTATCCACTAAAATTACGACTAAATGTCCCGTTCTTATTGGATTATCTTTCGGAGGTATGGTTGCCATGGAAATAGCTAAAATTATTGATGTAAAACAAGTTATTTTACTCGCATCTGCAAAACATGAAAACGAACTTCCTAAACTTTATAAACTTATCGGAACACTTAGAATCCACAGATTTATTCCTACTTCAGTTCTAAAATCACATCATATTTTATCAAATTATTTCTTTAGCATAACCTTAAAAGAAGATAAAATGATGCTTAAACAAATACTACAAGATACTGATGCTGAATTTCTGTTTTGGGCGATCAGTCAAATCGTAAAATGGAAAAACAAGACTATTCCTAACAACTTAATCCATATCCATGGCAGCAAAGACCGCATTATCCCAATTAGAAATGTAATCCCCACTTTTATCATTCGAAGGGCTGGTCATTTTATGACAGTCACTCATGCAAAAGAAATTGAAACACTCATACAGGAGATATTATATAAAGATCTGAGCCATTAA
- a CDS encoding SusC/RagA family TonB-linked outer membrane protein, with translation MYHFFTKKDVGDFFCVVPTDEQSTGEKSVSRIFTNALMKISLSSLLLLGMMGVQANTMAQRVNINKKNVSLRKILQEINIQTGYHYLWAAPNIDPLTCTSVSFNNLPLQEALKTLEKNTPIFFELEKDMIMVKQRQSEIGGIQLKETILLLNLKNQSKIRGKVVDENGNVLVGANVMIQGRKKGTITNSNGEFTLDNSSVGTNIIISYIGYESITIPVTNNLGVITLALKTGTLNEATVEVNTGYQKLPKDRVTGSFSYVSGEKLERKLATDLKSALEGQTTGLTIDKAGKIEIRGVSTFNAQKTPLIVIDGYPVETTIDDINPMNIASITVLKDGVAASIYGSRAANGVIVVTTKSGQNSEPKISYSGFVNIIQKPQLKYLNKATTSDYIDAEIDLFNLNPNGPSTMDPYNMSRVTYLLMQEREGKISHQDAMAEINGLRGINALDQIQDLFFRNKVTHQHNINIAGGSPKSSYNFSVNYQQTKDNLINNDSKRLITDFKNEWQLFPFLTAGAAANFTYNKGNSTSFTYSTIYGPELAGDNYQSLAGFSGGSMIMPYTNLLDDNGNPAAIWGISQYKVNTYKNTPGMKSWDYVPLEDMGKMPSYSNIYNFRMSGFLRANIVEGLTAEVGGNWVKGTANVKNIQRADSYNARIAYNDGTSKSNPANHYIPDGSILDEFKNINETWTLRTQLNYSKNFSDNKHLLHALIGNEIRKITSDNNRLATRAGYNENAGSFIPVNIKDFTAGIYNADMLFPNGGVSLTDGSLTYGDNRFVSWYANGSYEYDNRFILSGSIRLDLTNFFGTDKKYRYKPMWSLGGTYKLSNEKWWDKAVFSKLNIRGSYGINGNISLRNGPFLILSVGSYSPTTGGVSYGISSPPNKQLRWEKTNIANAGIDFGLFNNTIEGSFDYYNKNSSDLLAADAADPTLGFSSLTKNVGKMTNHGFELGLNVHAIKNSKFSWDILPNISFNANKVKHYNVSRPYTGSYTTPGGIMVAGYPSDGLWGYRFAGLNELGQTQVYTRDNQVVLASNAEVTDLVYQGTFRPKWDLALTNRFSYQNWDLSFMFIAKLGHKYRKDTFSGSNYQNRHVAERWRKPGDEKNTIYPVLEEWNMDMFSFPFADVNVGNASYAKLRDITLSYNLEKLSKRIGLTNARIFVQGRNLFRITAKGVDIDPETTEFNVSGGTGAGTDQGFTSLPLPREIFIGLRFGL, from the coding sequence ATGTATCATTTTTTTACCAAAAAAGATGTTGGAGACTTCTTTTGTGTAGTCCCGACAGATGAACAAAGTACAGGTGAAAAATCTGTATCGCGTATATTTACCAATGCGCTTATGAAAATCTCTTTATCATCACTACTACTTTTAGGGATGATGGGGGTCCAGGCCAATACCATGGCACAAAGAGTCAATATCAATAAAAAAAATGTTAGTCTCCGAAAGATACTGCAAGAAATTAACATTCAGACGGGTTACCATTATTTATGGGCAGCACCAAATATTGATCCATTGACCTGTACCTCTGTCTCATTTAACAATCTCCCTTTACAAGAGGCATTAAAAACCCTTGAAAAGAATACGCCTATTTTTTTCGAACTGGAGAAAGATATGATCATGGTTAAACAGCGTCAGTCTGAAATTGGTGGTATTCAATTAAAAGAAACAATACTACTACTTAATCTTAAAAACCAGTCCAAAATAAGAGGAAAAGTTGTTGACGAAAATGGCAATGTACTTGTCGGCGCCAACGTAATGATACAAGGAAGAAAAAAAGGTACCATCACTAATAGTAATGGAGAATTCACTTTAGATAATTCTTCCGTAGGAACAAATATCATCATATCCTATATAGGGTATGAAAGCATCACTATCCCAGTTACAAACAATCTCGGAGTCATCACATTGGCATTAAAAACGGGGACATTAAATGAGGCTACAGTGGAAGTCAATACTGGATATCAGAAACTCCCCAAAGATCGCGTCACTGGATCTTTCAGTTATGTGAGTGGTGAAAAACTGGAAAGAAAACTAGCGACAGATCTCAAAAGTGCTCTTGAAGGCCAAACAACAGGTTTAACAATTGATAAGGCGGGAAAAATAGAAATTAGAGGAGTCTCGACCTTTAATGCACAAAAAACACCTTTGATTGTAATTGACGGTTATCCCGTCGAAACAACAATAGATGATATCAATCCAATGAATATAGCGAGCATAACGGTGTTAAAAGATGGCGTGGCCGCATCAATCTATGGTTCTAGAGCAGCCAATGGGGTCATTGTTGTTACTACAAAGTCTGGACAAAATAGTGAACCTAAAATAAGCTATTCAGGTTTTGTAAATATTATTCAGAAACCACAGCTAAAGTATCTGAATAAAGCGACAACATCGGACTATATTGACGCAGAGATAGACCTTTTCAACCTAAATCCAAATGGTCCCTCAACGATGGATCCATATAACATGAGCCGGGTGACCTATCTGTTGATGCAAGAGCGTGAAGGGAAGATTAGCCATCAAGATGCAATGGCTGAGATCAATGGACTTCGCGGTATCAATGCTTTAGATCAAATCCAGGATCTGTTTTTCAGAAATAAAGTAACCCATCAGCATAACATTAATATCGCTGGCGGATCGCCTAAAAGCAGTTATAATTTTTCCGTCAACTATCAACAGACCAAGGACAATCTCATTAACAATGATTCAAAACGATTAATCACCGATTTTAAAAACGAATGGCAGCTTTTTCCATTCTTAACCGCTGGAGCTGCTGCCAATTTCACGTATAATAAAGGGAATAGCACTTCATTTACATATTCTACCATTTACGGTCCAGAATTGGCAGGTGACAATTATCAATCTTTAGCTGGTTTTTCAGGAGGATCAATGATTATGCCGTATACCAATCTATTGGACGACAATGGCAATCCGGCAGCAATATGGGGTATCAGTCAATATAAGGTAAATACCTACAAAAACACCCCCGGCATGAAGTCCTGGGATTATGTTCCTTTAGAAGACATGGGAAAAATGCCCAGTTACAGCAATATCTATAATTTTAGGATGAGCGGGTTTCTAAGAGCCAATATCGTAGAAGGACTTACAGCAGAAGTCGGAGGTAATTGGGTCAAAGGAACGGCAAATGTCAAAAATATCCAACGGGCAGACTCCTATAACGCTCGTATCGCCTATAACGATGGTACCTCCAAATCAAATCCCGCTAATCATTATATTCCCGATGGAAGCATCTTGGACGAATTCAAAAATATCAATGAAACCTGGACGCTTCGTACACAGCTCAATTATAGCAAAAACTTCTCCGATAACAAACATCTGTTGCACGCCTTAATCGGAAACGAAATCAGAAAAATCACCTCTGACAACAATAGATTGGCTACCCGAGCTGGCTATAATGAAAATGCAGGCTCATTTATCCCTGTCAACATCAAAGATTTTACTGCTGGAATTTACAACGCAGATATGCTATTTCCGAATGGTGGCGTATCGCTGACCGATGGTTCACTAACTTATGGAGATAATCGCTTTGTATCCTGGTATGCCAATGGATCATACGAATATGACAATAGATTTATCCTAAGCGGAAGTATCCGACTAGATCTTACCAATTTCTTTGGTACAGATAAAAAGTACCGCTACAAACCGATGTGGTCGCTTGGAGGAACTTATAAATTAAGTAACGAGAAATGGTGGGATAAAGCTGTTTTCAGTAAACTTAATATCAGAGGTTCCTATGGTATCAATGGAAATATTTCCCTGAGAAATGGTCCGTTTTTGATTTTGAGCGTGGGCAGCTACAGTCCTACAACAGGTGGAGTTTCCTATGGAATCTCCTCGCCTCCCAATAAGCAATTGCGCTGGGAAAAAACGAATATTGCCAATGCGGGAATAGACTTCGGTTTATTCAACAATACGATAGAAGGTAGCTTTGATTATTACAACAAGAACAGTTCTGACCTCTTAGCTGCCGACGCCGCAGATCCGACTCTAGGTTTTAGCTCCCTAACAAAAAATGTAGGGAAAATGACCAATCATGGATTTGAGCTTGGGCTCAACGTCCACGCTATCAAAAATAGTAAATTTAGCTGGGATATTTTGCCCAATATCTCCTTTAACGCAAACAAAGTAAAACACTACAATGTAAGCCGCCCGTACACAGGTAGTTATACTACTCCAGGAGGAATCATGGTTGCTGGATATCCTTCAGACGGTTTGTGGGGCTATCGTTTTGCAGGTCTTAATGAACTCGGTCAAACGCAAGTTTATACCAGAGACAATCAGGTTGTATTGGCAAGCAATGCTGAAGTTACCGACTTGGTCTATCAGGGGACCTTTAGACCAAAATGGGATCTTGCTTTAACAAATCGCTTCAGCTATCAAAATTGGGACCTATCTTTTATGTTTATAGCAAAGCTAGGCCATAAATATAGGAAGGATACGTTTAGTGGATCCAACTATCAAAACCGACATGTAGCCGAAAGATGGCGGAAACCGGGAGACGAAAAGAATACAATATATCCCGTTTTGGAAGAATGGAATATGGATATGTTCTCCTTCCCTTTTGCGGATGTCAATGTAGGTAATGCCAGTTATGCCAAATTAAGGGACATCACACTTTCCTATAATCTCGAGAAACTGAGCAAAAGAATTGGTCTTACCAACGCAAGAATATTTGTCCAGGGCAGAAACCTATTTCGTATTACGGCCAAAGGTGTGGACATAGACCCCGAAACTACAGAATTCAATGTAAGTGGTGGTACTGGGGCAGGAACAGATCAAGGATTTACCTCACTGCCTTTACCACGCGAGATATTTATTGGTTTACGATTCGGACTCTAA
- a CDS encoding sigma-70 family RNA polymerase sigma factor, which translates to MEDALNESKLFLAFLRKDEKAFEFLFHRFYSPLCLYAIKFDIEKESAEELVQDVLLKIWSTDFHFDSYDKLKSFLYLSTKNATINYLDKRKRRLTNYDNYANQISSIVEDDSRWIIYAETLQLIKNVLEKLPTQCATIMKLNIIDGLDTKEIAQKLNITSSTVYTQKTKGLALLKQLLDNGDYLLVLLLIDTFKK; encoded by the coding sequence ATGGAAGACGCATTAAACGAATCCAAATTATTCCTAGCTTTTCTAAGAAAAGATGAAAAAGCTTTTGAATTCCTATTTCATAGGTTTTATTCGCCCTTATGCCTATATGCGATCAAGTTCGATATAGAAAAAGAAAGTGCGGAGGAGCTTGTCCAAGATGTTCTTTTAAAAATTTGGTCAACAGACTTTCATTTTGATTCTTACGACAAGCTAAAGTCATTTCTTTACCTGAGTACAAAGAATGCGACTATTAATTACCTGGACAAGCGAAAAAGACGCTTGACTAATTATGACAATTATGCCAATCAAATAAGCAGTATTGTTGAAGACGATAGCAGGTGGATTATTTATGCAGAAACATTACAACTGATCAAAAATGTATTAGAAAAACTACCTACTCAATGTGCTACCATTATGAAATTAAATATCATAGATGGTCTAGATACGAAAGAAATTGCACAAAAATTAAATATAACTAGCAGCACTGTTTACACACAGAAAACAAAGGGGTTGGCTTTGCTAAAACAGTTATTGGACAATGGCGATTATCTTCTAGTGTTATTATTAATCGACACATTCAAAAAATAA
- a CDS encoding RagB/SusD family nutrient uptake outer membrane protein, which yields MKKIIYLALGLVSISTFSCNKYLDVKPIGQLIPSKVEDLENLLNNTNTISSFYADNNRGCFYAFMGDNLTISENQAIYLYKSTHPNVDRWAAFKFYYPYTNPIDPQYTWEWAIYRAAGIFNIAIDEVSNLKGENSDLGKIIVAQAKAGRAWSYLVGGLGYGPMYDPEGKNDQKVLPYRTTGSPNIPNPDLASTNEIINLAEKDLLDALTGAPNTVGNPTRASKPAVNALLAQLYMFKRDWTKMSKYANDAWAQAIAAKGNTDNLIYNLNKFSYRQDPNASPPAGTDAEVGLELLGEDNLLKQTYNREQLFYRPTPYSYSPYPSEEFIKLFDKNADRRYKLFMLKTLGYSVVEGGVKHDDGVRLKYYRDNKMIASQGMTYPELLLIKAEANARLSQLGQALIDLNILRKYRYSGANTDLPNGGAFSQDQLLEEILKERRREMQLGTYQRTFDIKRLALDKGKPWSKTQVIHTIGNKSYKADIISKFFTLQINNPTILANPSWNLQPNSDPYLPAGLN from the coding sequence ATGAAAAAAATAATATACCTTGCTCTGGGCCTGGTCTCCATATCGACCTTCTCCTGCAACAAATACCTGGATGTTAAACCTATTGGACAGTTGATTCCTTCAAAAGTCGAAGATCTGGAGAATCTATTGAATAATACAAATACCATTAGCTCATTTTATGCAGACAACAACAGAGGTTGCTTCTATGCTTTTATGGGTGACAACCTAACGATCAGTGAAAATCAGGCTATATATCTATACAAAAGTACGCACCCGAATGTAGATCGTTGGGCTGCATTTAAATTTTATTACCCCTATACGAATCCGATAGATCCCCAATACACATGGGAGTGGGCTATCTATCGTGCTGCGGGCATATTCAATATTGCCATTGATGAAGTTTCAAATCTTAAGGGGGAAAATTCAGATCTGGGTAAAATAATTGTTGCACAGGCAAAAGCTGGAAGAGCCTGGTCCTATCTTGTCGGAGGACTTGGGTATGGTCCAATGTACGATCCAGAAGGTAAAAATGATCAAAAAGTGCTTCCTTACCGGACAACAGGTTCACCTAATATTCCCAATCCCGATCTCGCCAGCACAAATGAAATTATAAATCTGGCAGAAAAAGATTTGCTCGATGCATTGACCGGCGCTCCAAATACCGTTGGAAACCCAACCCGTGCAAGTAAGCCAGCAGTTAATGCCTTGTTAGCACAGCTATACATGTTCAAAAGAGATTGGACCAAAATGTCCAAATATGCAAATGATGCATGGGCGCAAGCCATTGCAGCCAAAGGTAATACTGACAATCTTATCTATAACCTAAATAAATTCAGTTATAGACAAGATCCAAATGCATCTCCACCAGCTGGTACCGATGCCGAAGTTGGTCTTGAGTTACTAGGCGAAGATAATTTACTGAAACAGACTTACAATAGGGAACAACTATTTTATCGCCCTACCCCCTACAGCTATTCTCCCTATCCTTCGGAAGAATTTATCAAGCTATTTGATAAAAATGCAGATCGGAGATACAAGCTATTTATGCTCAAAACGCTGGGCTATTCAGTGGTTGAAGGCGGTGTGAAACATGATGATGGTGTACGCCTTAAGTATTATAGAGACAACAAAATGATCGCTTCACAGGGAATGACTTATCCCGAGCTGCTATTGATAAAAGCGGAAGCAAATGCAAGGTTAAGCCAATTGGGACAAGCGTTAATCGATCTTAATATCCTGCGCAAATATCGCTATTCAGGCGCAAATACAGATCTTCCAAATGGCGGGGCTTTTAGTCAGGATCAATTACTAGAGGAAATTCTGAAAGAACGTAGACGGGAAATGCAGCTTGGCACCTATCAACGGACATTCGACATCAAGAGATTGGCACTAGATAAAGGAAAACCTTGGTCGAAAACGCAGGTCATCCATACCATAGGTAACAAATCCTACAAAGCGGATATCATCAGTAAATTTTTTACATTACAGATCAATAATCCGACCATACTTGCCAATCCAAGCTGGAATTTACAGCCCAATAGCGATCCATATCTACCTGCTGGATTAAATTAA